A window from Melopsittacus undulatus isolate bMelUnd1 chromosome Z, bMelUnd1.mat.Z, whole genome shotgun sequence encodes these proteins:
- the PDCD2L gene encoding programmed cell death protein 2-like isoform X1, producing MAVKPVVLLGLRDAAMVGLCRGSGQDPAWATSKLGGSADWVPSVRAAEPRCGVCGRLLAQLVQVYCPLEGSPCHRLANVFACTGTGCAGDARSWKVLRSQYLQTQEKETQDYSLKQKQESHFTAKDWCDEADDWGVSDGAETPACTPLQLLGLNEAVSSSLSREVECASQLQQLCLFEAMDSGSLNTHSPVSEGMVMETSGSAPVFQPFYISVVDEEDYTGFLDADHADKLLKEYQQREGVDLKQLMSESFASEGGNEKYEKSEVKSRDRIFHKFMKRISLCPEQILRYSWGGQPLFITCPPDNFSKCIPACSNCGSNRIFEFQLMPALVSILQSDSGLSVEFGTALVYTCERSCWPTDHHTPLEEFIFVQEDPDQRLFK from the exons ATGGCGGTGAAGCCGGTCGTGCTGTTGGGCCTGCGGGACGCCGCTATGGTGGGGCTGTGCCGAGGGAGCGGGCAGGACCCTGCGTGGGCTACCAGCAAGCTGGGCGGCTCCGCG GACTGGGTTCCGTCCGTGCGAGCGGCCGAGCCGCGGTGCGGGGTGTGCGGACGGCTGTTGGCGCAGCTGGTGCAGGTGTACTGCCCGCTGGAGGGGTCTCCCTGCCACCGCCTCGCCAACGTGTTTGCCTGCACCGGGACCGGCTGCGCGGGAGACGCCCGCAG CTGGAAGGTGCTGCGCTCCCAGTACTTGCAGacacaagaaaaggaaacacaagaTTACAGTTTAAAACAG AAACAAGAATCCCATTTCACTGCAAAGGATTGGTGTGATGAAGCAGATGACTGGGGAGTCTCTGACGGAGCAGAAACTCCTGCATGTACCCCCCTTCAGCTGCTTGGTTTAAATGAAGCAGTGAGCAGCTCCTTGTCCAGAGAGGTGGAGTGTGCATCCCAGCTCCAACAGCTTTGCTTGTTCGAGGCTATGGATTCAGGTTCCCTGAATACACATTCTCCAGTCAGTGAGGGAATGGTAATGGAAACATCTGGTTcagctcctgtgtttcagcCGTTTTACATTAGTGTTGTGGATGAGGAAGACTACACTGGTTTCCTTGATGCAGATCATGCAGATAAGCTATTGAAGGAGTATCAGCAGAGGGAGGGTGTTGATTTGAAGCAGCTGATGTCAGAAAG TTTTGCCAGTGAAGGTGGCAATGAAAAATATGAGAAGAGTGAAGTCAAAAGCAGGGACCGCATATTCCATAAATTTATGAAAAGAATATCTCTGTGTCCTGAACAGATTCTAAG ATACTCTTGGGGTGGCCAGCCATTATTCATCACATGTCCTCCAGACAACTTTAGCAAATGTATTCCAGCCTGCAGTAACTGTGGAAGCAACAGAATATTTGAATTTCAACTCATGCCAGCACTGGTCAGCATACTACAGAGTGATTCAG gtTTGTCAGTGGAATTTGGAACTGCTCTTGTTTACACGTGTGAGAGAAGCTGTTGGCCAACAGATCACCACACCCCTCTTGAAGAATTTATATTTGTACAAGAAGACCCAGATCAgagattatttaaataa
- the PDCD2L gene encoding programmed cell death protein 2-like isoform X2 yields the protein MAVKPVVLLGLRDAAMVGLCRGSGQDPAWATSKLGGSADWVPSVRAAEPRCGVCGRLLAQLVQVYCPLEGSPCHRLANVFACTGTGCAGDARSWKVLRSQYLQTQEKETQDYSLKQKQESHFTAKDWCDEADDWGVSDGAETPACTPLQLLGLNEAVSSSLSREVECASQLQQLCLFEAMDSGSLNTHSPVSEGMVMETSGSAPVFQPFYISVVDEEDYTGFLDADHADKLLKEYQQREGVDLKQLMSERYSWGGQPLFITCPPDNFSKCIPACSNCGSNRIFEFQLMPALVSILQSDSGLSVEFGTALVYTCERSCWPTDHHTPLEEFIFVQEDPDQRLFK from the exons ATGGCGGTGAAGCCGGTCGTGCTGTTGGGCCTGCGGGACGCCGCTATGGTGGGGCTGTGCCGAGGGAGCGGGCAGGACCCTGCGTGGGCTACCAGCAAGCTGGGCGGCTCCGCG GACTGGGTTCCGTCCGTGCGAGCGGCCGAGCCGCGGTGCGGGGTGTGCGGACGGCTGTTGGCGCAGCTGGTGCAGGTGTACTGCCCGCTGGAGGGGTCTCCCTGCCACCGCCTCGCCAACGTGTTTGCCTGCACCGGGACCGGCTGCGCGGGAGACGCCCGCAG CTGGAAGGTGCTGCGCTCCCAGTACTTGCAGacacaagaaaaggaaacacaagaTTACAGTTTAAAACAG AAACAAGAATCCCATTTCACTGCAAAGGATTGGTGTGATGAAGCAGATGACTGGGGAGTCTCTGACGGAGCAGAAACTCCTGCATGTACCCCCCTTCAGCTGCTTGGTTTAAATGAAGCAGTGAGCAGCTCCTTGTCCAGAGAGGTGGAGTGTGCATCCCAGCTCCAACAGCTTTGCTTGTTCGAGGCTATGGATTCAGGTTCCCTGAATACACATTCTCCAGTCAGTGAGGGAATGGTAATGGAAACATCTGGTTcagctcctgtgtttcagcCGTTTTACATTAGTGTTGTGGATGAGGAAGACTACACTGGTTTCCTTGATGCAGATCATGCAGATAAGCTATTGAAGGAGTATCAGCAGAGGGAGGGTGTTGATTTGAAGCAGCTGATGTCAGAAAG ATACTCTTGGGGTGGCCAGCCATTATTCATCACATGTCCTCCAGACAACTTTAGCAAATGTATTCCAGCCTGCAGTAACTGTGGAAGCAACAGAATATTTGAATTTCAACTCATGCCAGCACTGGTCAGCATACTACAGAGTGATTCAG gtTTGTCAGTGGAATTTGGAACTGCTCTTGTTTACACGTGTGAGAGAAGCTGTTGGCCAACAGATCACCACACCCCTCTTGAAGAATTTATATTTGTACAAGAAGACCCAGATCAgagattatttaaataa